A region from the Phycisphaeraceae bacterium genome encodes:
- the ftsH gene encoding ATP-dependent zinc metalloprotease FtsH: MSEPNNDESRQDRPNRQGPGGGKGPGQRGSQPFMSRSAMWWLLLGVLAVVLLVLMNNATNPARAVSPIEFLNYAQADKFSSVVLEDDQMIGTLKSDSTSRSQPKAVEKVSAAISPTTKAEYVKKLMDLGVKYTEKSGGSLLLPFIISWGPMVILGILVYFLFFRSLRGSGGGPGGMLGNFGRSRHKVTNKEHSNVTLADVAGIEEAKEEVSEVVEFLKNPKKFQRLGGRVPRGILLIGDPGCGKTLLAKAVAGEAEVPFFSISGSDFVEMFVGVGASRVRDLFKQAKDSSPCIIFLDEIDAVGRKRGSGSFSGGHDEREQTLNAILVEMDGFDTNDQVIVMAATNRSDVLDPALTRPGRFDRQIHVPLPDIRGRMDILKVHSRRIKMGPDVNLEKLARGTPMFSGADLAAIINEAAISATLLNKDFVEQEDLEEARDKVKWGRSRKSHKIDEIEKKVIAYHEAGHALVMYHDPDSEPLHKVTIIPRGQALGVTFMLPEKDKHIWTKRQLMSQLRVTFGGRIAEEMFCGDISSGAAMDIRQASHIARAMITQYGMSEKLGFLLYGMDESRNPWEQPEKLYSDETAKAIDEEVKNLIDRAYHETRQLLETNRAQLERLAEALLRYETLNRDDVDRLMKGEQLAKPTVGDLLKAEQNKSRPSGKPTSSQNSTLDGDNPSVMPTPA; this comes from the coding sequence ATGTCCGAACCGAACAACGATGAATCGCGCCAGGATCGTCCAAACCGGCAGGGGCCGGGTGGAGGTAAAGGGCCTGGCCAGCGCGGATCGCAGCCGTTCATGTCGCGCAGCGCGATGTGGTGGTTGCTGCTTGGCGTGCTGGCGGTGGTGCTGCTGGTGCTGATGAACAACGCGACGAATCCGGCTCGCGCCGTCTCGCCGATTGAATTCCTCAACTACGCTCAGGCGGATAAGTTTTCTTCGGTCGTACTCGAAGACGATCAGATGATCGGCACGCTTAAGAGTGATTCCACGAGTCGCTCGCAACCCAAAGCCGTTGAGAAAGTCTCTGCCGCTATCAGCCCGACGACCAAAGCGGAATATGTCAAGAAGCTGATGGATCTGGGCGTCAAGTACACCGAGAAGTCCGGCGGATCGCTGTTGCTGCCCTTCATCATTTCGTGGGGGCCGATGGTGATCCTCGGCATCCTGGTTTACTTCCTTTTCTTCCGCTCGCTGCGCGGCTCCGGCGGCGGCCCGGGCGGAATGCTGGGTAACTTCGGACGCAGTCGGCATAAGGTGACCAATAAGGAACACTCAAACGTCACGCTGGCGGATGTGGCGGGTATCGAGGAAGCCAAGGAAGAAGTAAGCGAAGTCGTCGAGTTCCTTAAAAACCCGAAAAAGTTTCAGCGGCTCGGCGGTCGCGTTCCGCGCGGCATCCTGCTCATCGGCGATCCCGGCTGCGGTAAGACGCTGCTGGCCAAAGCCGTCGCGGGTGAGGCGGAGGTGCCGTTCTTCTCGATCTCCGGCAGCGATTTTGTCGAGATGTTCGTGGGTGTCGGTGCCTCTCGCGTGCGCGATCTGTTCAAGCAAGCGAAGGATTCATCCCCCTGCATCATCTTCCTTGATGAAATTGATGCCGTCGGACGCAAGCGCGGCTCCGGGTCGTTCTCCGGCGGGCATGACGAGCGCGAGCAGACGCTCAACGCCATCCTCGTTGAAATGGACGGCTTCGATACCAACGATCAGGTCATCGTCATGGCGGCAACCAACCGTTCCGACGTCCTTGACCCCGCGTTGACTCGGCCCGGTCGCTTTGACCGTCAGATACACGTACCGCTGCCAGACATCCGGGGACGCATGGACATCCTCAAGGTCCACTCCCGCCGCATCAAAATGGGCCCCGATGTCAATCTCGAAAAACTCGCGCGTGGAACGCCCATGTTCTCCGGTGCCGATCTGGCCGCCATCATCAACGAGGCCGCCATCTCCGCGACGCTTCTCAATAAGGATTTCGTCGAACAGGAGGACCTCGAAGAAGCCCGTGACAAGGTCAAGTGGGGCCGCTCCCGCAAGAGCCACAAGATCGACGAGATCGAAAAGAAGGTCATTGCCTACCACGAGGCAGGCCACGCCCTGGTCATGTACCACGATCCCGACAGCGAGCCTCTGCACAAGGTCACCATCATCCCCCGTGGTCAGGCGCTGGGCGTCACCTTCATGCTCCCTGAAAAGGACAAGCACATCTGGACCAAGCGCCAGCTCATGTCCCAGCTTCGCGTCACTTTCGGCGGACGCATCGCTGAGGAAATGTTCTGTGGCGATATCAGCTCCGGTGCGGCGATGGACATCCGACAGGCTTCCCATATCGCCCGCGCCATGATTACTCAATATGGCATGAGCGAGAAGCTCGGATTCCTCCTCTACGGCATGGACGAGTCCCGCAACCCCTGGGAGCAGCCCGAAAAGCTCTACTCCGATGAAACCGCCAAGGCCATCGACGAAGAAGTCAAAAACCTCATCGACCGTGCCTACCACGAGACCCGCCAACTGCTCGAAACCAATCGTGCCCAGCTCGAACGTCTCGCCGAAGCTCTGCTCCGTTACGAGACGCTCAATCGTGACGACGTTGATCGCCTCATGAAAGGTGAACAACTCGCCAAGCCAACCGTCGGCGACCTGCTCAAGGCTGAACAGAATAAGTCTCGGCCGTCAGGTAAACCTACGTCGTCGCAAAACTCCACACTTGACGGCGACAACCCGTCCGTGATGCCCACTCCGGCTTGA
- a CDS encoding TolC family protein, whose protein sequence is MIAQRSYFFLRMRLMVLPTALLAAVGCARSNRDAGFPQVQQVVTERIGQRVHWNNGSEADRQAQERIAALLSRELSADDAVALALLNNAQLQATYEDLGVSQADLVQAGLLRNPVLSAEVRFPGRPRLPLEIDVTQSVLDLIFLPLRRAVAESEFEATRLRVTDAVLDHAARTRAAYYALQGAKQTVELRRSVVDATEAAAEAARRIHAAGNLKKFDLEAQQALAEQTQLDLTEAQVIEAENREQLERLMGRRADQPNWTIAARLPDLPAGESSEAELESLAIAQRLDLAAARQEVESLSRSEKLTRRTLPLGDVEVGGHMEREADGTTTAGPSVSVPLPIFDQGQAAIARVEALRRQSESRYSAMEVEVRSDVRRALSRMSAARRRAERLHHVVLPLRRSLTDEAQKQFNGMLIGVFQLLEIKQAEIEAGREYVRAMTDYWIARSELERAIGSQLPTVATPAPTTVPADSVTATPEPPNAPVTQPASGHHHHGGAGHD, encoded by the coding sequence GTGATTGCACAGCGAAGTTATTTCTTCCTCCGCATGCGGCTGATGGTGCTGCCGACGGCCTTGCTGGCAGCGGTTGGCTGCGCGCGATCTAACCGCGATGCAGGATTTCCGCAGGTTCAGCAGGTCGTCACGGAACGCATCGGTCAACGTGTTCATTGGAATAACGGCAGCGAGGCAGACCGGCAGGCACAGGAACGAATCGCAGCACTGTTGTCCCGCGAGCTTTCCGCTGATGATGCTGTTGCCCTGGCGTTACTCAATAACGCGCAGCTTCAGGCGACCTACGAAGACCTTGGAGTGTCACAGGCTGATCTGGTGCAGGCCGGGTTGCTGCGAAATCCCGTGTTGTCGGCTGAAGTGCGATTTCCCGGCCGGCCAAGGCTGCCGTTGGAAATCGACGTAACCCAGAGCGTGCTTGATCTGATTTTTCTGCCGCTGCGTCGTGCGGTGGCTGAGTCTGAGTTTGAGGCAACTCGGCTGCGCGTGACGGATGCGGTACTCGATCACGCTGCCCGGACGCGGGCGGCCTATTACGCGCTTCAGGGTGCAAAGCAAACGGTGGAGTTGCGTCGCTCCGTGGTTGATGCGACCGAAGCCGCAGCGGAAGCGGCGCGTCGGATTCATGCTGCGGGCAATCTGAAAAAGTTTGATCTGGAGGCACAGCAAGCGCTGGCAGAGCAGACCCAACTGGACTTGACCGAGGCACAGGTCATCGAAGCGGAGAATCGTGAACAGTTGGAGCGATTGATGGGCCGACGCGCGGACCAGCCAAACTGGACCATAGCGGCACGGCTGCCGGACCTGCCCGCAGGCGAGTCATCGGAGGCGGAGCTGGAGTCTCTCGCAATCGCGCAGCGTCTCGATCTTGCAGCGGCGCGACAGGAGGTCGAGTCGCTCAGCCGATCGGAGAAACTGACACGCCGCACCTTACCGCTGGGTGATGTGGAAGTCGGCGGACACATGGAGCGTGAAGCCGATGGAACCACCACCGCTGGGCCGAGTGTGTCGGTTCCGCTGCCAATTTTTGATCAGGGGCAGGCAGCGATCGCCCGTGTGGAGGCTCTTCGCCGTCAGAGTGAGTCCCGTTATTCCGCGATGGAGGTGGAAGTCCGCAGCGACGTGCGGCGTGCGCTGAGCCGGATGTCCGCTGCGCGACGACGCGCGGAGCGGCTGCATCACGTGGTGCTTCCGCTGCGACGTTCACTGACAGACGAAGCACAGAAACAGTTCAACGGCATGCTCATCGGAGTTTTTCAGCTTCTCGAGATCAAGCAGGCTGAGATCGAAGCTGGACGCGAATATGTCCGGGCGATGACGGATTACTGGATCGCACGTTCGGAGTTGGAGCGAGCGATCGGCAGCCAACTGCCGACCGTGGCGACACCTGCTCCGACCACGGTACCCGCTGATTCAGTGACAGCTACACCGGAACCGCCAAATGCGCCAGTCACGCAGCCCGCTTCCGGTCATCACCATCACGGAGGAGCCGGCCATGATTAA
- a CDS encoding LptE family protein has translation MRLMRRDSMSRLLAACVAAALLSLVGCGYTARKTFPEDVRSIHVPIFKNRSFYQGAEFDLTEALTKEIERRTPYKVVSSSGADTELVGNINSIDQVRLSREKEGGLPEEMEMKVNVNFIWKNNRTGKVIRERVGLETIGRYIPSQKVGETYFTGQHQAMENMAEQIVASMRGDW, from the coding sequence ATGAGACTAATGCGTCGTGACAGCATGAGTCGGTTGCTGGCAGCGTGTGTCGCAGCAGCATTGCTGTCGCTAGTGGGGTGCGGCTACACAGCCCGTAAAACATTCCCCGAAGACGTGCGGTCGATTCACGTGCCGATTTTCAAGAATCGCTCTTTTTATCAAGGAGCGGAGTTTGATCTGACGGAGGCCCTGACAAAAGAGATTGAGCGGAGGACGCCTTACAAAGTGGTGTCGTCCAGCGGAGCGGACACGGAACTGGTGGGTAATATCAATTCCATCGATCAGGTGCGGCTGAGTCGGGAGAAAGAGGGCGGCCTGCCCGAAGAGATGGAGATGAAGGTTAACGTGAACTTCATCTGGAAGAATAATCGCACGGGAAAGGTGATCCGAGAGCGCGTCGGGCTGGAGACGATCGGACGCTATATCCCCAGCCAAAAAGTGGGTGAGACCTATTTCACCGGCCAGCATCAGGCCATGGAAAACATGGCGGAGCAGATCGTGGCGTCCATGCGCGGTGATTGGTGA
- the bamD gene encoding outer membrane protein assembly factor BamD, whose protein sequence is MIESTTTYLPAQSPEIPHPSRIKSAISGCDPLAGGTGELRKQASFSRSWRAPHSDLSASGLGLLKAGWKNKRGMLAVLVFALLCVFVTPSLAQERYRLTDDEWKKLTQYDPATPEGQIQEIRRALAEGKGEKAENLCSKWIKRYPNHPLLVEAWLLRGDAKVMRGNEYKALREYEYVIREFPGSEQFTTALEREYEIAKLYTAGRRRKFLNMRIISADEEAQEIYIRIQERTPGSALGEDASMTLGDHLFARADMRNAAEAYDAFILNYPRSPRRERALLRVIQANLARFKGPEFDSTGLIEANERIKQYQKEYPAAAERIGSDALLVRIDESLALKTYYNANWYRGRGEKVSAATMYRRVIKDHPQTAAAKIAMQRLSEMNQSVIDPEQGGTLVAPTTQATAAKVPATQTDATQPATQAAPANAAPVGDAKSHDASTQPEDAQ, encoded by the coding sequence GTGATCGAATCCACCACGACCTACTTGCCTGCTCAATCCCCGGAAATCCCGCATCCCTCCCGCATTAAATCCGCGATCAGCGGTTGTGATCCGCTCGCAGGCGGTACGGGAGAGTTACGAAAGCAAGCATCTTTCTCCCGCAGTTGGAGGGCGCCACATTCCGATCTGTCCGCGTCTGGACTCGGTTTGCTGAAGGCAGGATGGAAAAACAAGCGGGGGATGCTGGCGGTGCTTGTGTTTGCGCTGCTCTGTGTTTTTGTGACGCCGAGTCTGGCTCAGGAGCGTTACCGACTGACGGATGATGAATGGAAAAAGTTGACGCAATACGACCCGGCGACACCTGAGGGACAGATTCAGGAGATCCGCCGGGCACTGGCTGAGGGCAAAGGAGAGAAAGCAGAGAACCTGTGCAGTAAGTGGATCAAGCGGTATCCCAACCATCCGTTGCTGGTCGAGGCGTGGTTACTCCGTGGTGATGCGAAGGTGATGCGCGGCAATGAGTACAAAGCCCTGCGTGAGTACGAGTACGTCATCCGCGAATTTCCCGGCTCGGAACAATTCACGACCGCACTGGAGCGCGAGTACGAAATCGCCAAGCTCTACACAGCAGGCAGAAGGCGGAAGTTTCTGAACATGCGGATCATTTCCGCGGATGAGGAAGCGCAGGAGATTTACATCCGTATCCAGGAGCGGACTCCGGGCAGTGCGCTGGGTGAGGACGCGAGCATGACGCTGGGTGATCATCTCTTCGCCCGTGCGGATATGCGGAACGCAGCGGAGGCATACGACGCTTTTATTCTGAACTACCCCCGCAGTCCGCGGCGGGAGCGGGCTTTGTTGCGGGTGATCCAGGCGAACCTGGCGCGATTCAAAGGGCCTGAGTTTGACTCGACCGGCCTGATCGAGGCCAACGAACGCATCAAGCAATATCAAAAGGAATACCCTGCGGCAGCGGAGCGCATCGGATCGGATGCTTTGCTGGTGCGCATCGACGAATCGTTGGCGCTGAAAACCTATTACAACGCCAACTGGTATCGCGGTCGAGGTGAAAAGGTCAGTGCCGCGACGATGTACCGTCGTGTCATCAAAGATCATCCGCAGACGGCGGCGGCGAAAATCGCAATGCAGCGACTCAGCGAGATGAACCAGTCGGTCATCGACCCGGAGCAAGGCGGAACCCTTGTCGCGCCGACGACACAGGCGACCGCTGCTAAGGTGCCTGCAACGCAGACCGATGCGACGCAGCCGGCCACGCAAGCGGCACCGGCCAATGCTGCTCCCGTGGGCGATGCGAAATCGCACGACGCTTCGACGCAGCCGGAGGACGCTCAATGA